GTAATGCCACAGGCGGCAAAGAATACAGTCTCCCCGGAGGCTAACTCCTCAGCAGAGTAAACCTTATCGGGGTCTTCAATGCCCATTTCTTTGAGACGGGCAATGTTTTTTTCCTTGCTTTCGCCAATTAAACCGGTTTTGACTACCTCTGGATCATATACCAATTGACCCTGGAAGTGAGCCCCTAGACAACGCATGGCAGCGGCTGTGATCACCCCTTCGGGAGCAGCCCCAATCCCCATGAGGGCGTGAATATTGGTACCGGCAAAGGCGCAAGAAAGGGCAGCAGAAACGTCACCATCACTAATCAAACGGACCCTGGCACCAGCCTCCCGGATTTCCTGGATTAACTCCTTGTGGCGGGGACGATCCATTACCACTACTACTAATTCTTCTACACTACGACCTAGGCACTCCGACAGGATTCTCAGGTTTTCTGTGGCAGATTTGTTTATGTCCACATGCCCTTTGGCTGCTGGTGGGGCCGCCAATTTCTTCATGTAAATATCAGGTGCCGCAAACAGACCACCTTTTTCCGAAATGGCCAGCACCGCCATGGAACCATTTTGACCATAGGCTACCAGATTTGTGCCCTCACAAGGATCCACCGCAATGTCTATCTCTACTAATTCTTCTGGATTACAATGTTCGGCAGCATCGGGACGGGTACACAGTCCTACCTCCTCTCCAATATATAACATGGGAGCCTCGTCTCTTTCCCCTTCTCCAATAACAATTCGCCCACGCATGCGAATTTGATTCAGTCTTGCGCGCATAGCCTCTACCGCCGCATGGTCGGCCATGTGTTTGTCGCCCTTCCCCATCCATTTAGCCGCTGCAATCGCCGCCTGCTCCACTACCTCTATAATCTCTAAACCTATAG
This is a stretch of genomic DNA from Geminocystis sp. M7585_C2015_104. It encodes these proteins:
- the glpX gene encoding class II fructose-bisphosphatase, with amino-acid sequence MESTIGLEIIEVVEQAAIAAAKWMGKGDKHMADHAAVEAMRARLNQIRMRGRIVIGEGERDEAPMLYIGEEVGLCTRPDAAEHCNPEELVEIDIAVDPCEGTNLVAYGQNGSMAVLAISEKGGLFAAPDIYMKKLAAPPAAKGHVDINKSATENLRILSECLGRSVEELVVVVMDRPRHKELIQEIREAGARVRLISDGDVSAALSCAFAGTNIHALMGIGAAPEGVITAAAMRCLGAHFQGQLVYDPEVVKTGLIGESKEKNIARLKEMGIEDPDKVYSAEELASGETVFFAACGITPGSLMEGVRFFHGGARTQTLVISSQSKTARFVDTIHLFDQPKVIQLR